The following is a genomic window from Neodiprion pinetum isolate iyNeoPine1 chromosome 3, iyNeoPine1.2, whole genome shotgun sequence.
tggaaattgaaGGGCCagcttttttcattgttttagcGAAATATCCGAGTGTTATATACTAACCATTTCTTTACAATTTCCGCATGGCATGAAACACTTCTCTTTGCACGTATGACCACATGGTAGCTCGCGTTTGCATCGTCGactacacttttttttttccacatcatTTGAGCATTGCACTTTATATTTATGGCCACAGGAACGTTCCTTTATCACATCTACTATACAAACTCCACATGATTCATGGCATCGTTTATAGCATCGATGGTCAAGTGCACATTCAAGTgctatttttttacattcttcaAAACATACATACTGAAAATTCATAGCAAAGAACAATAGGGATAGAGTTATAGTGTATACAAAATTTGAGGCAATGgcgaatattttgaaaagtttgaacaTACTTGTAGATGATCAGGATCTTCTTTGATGTGACATTTTCTTTTGCAAGTGTGACCACAAGATAACAATTTCGCACAAATATGAGTACACTGAAATGTCGCAAAAGGTAAATGACAAGGCTTTCTTACAGTGTGACCACAGCTTAAGGGAGTTAATTCCTATAAAGAAAGGTCTTATTAATTCGAATAAATAGTAATTGAATACTTGTTGTACAATTTCCAATTTATAAACATTCAAAAACGgtgcaaaacaaaaaatgacaaaaaaaaaaacagagtataataattatcaggCGGGAATAaattaagttgaaaaaaacttcTGCAAAAAATATAAGCTATTTAATTAAAACTTCACCTTGAATTGACATTTATATTCTTCTAAATCTGTACAGCAAGGAAAAGTTGCGATATGACCGCACTTGATATTTGtcgtgattgaaaatttacaaggTGGACAGGCTACATTGCACCCTGAATCACAACGATGGCCATTGGGGCAGCGTTTCAAACATGGTTCTTTGCAAACGTAATTCTCATGATCTCTGTCCGAAATATGACAAAGATTTATACAGGTATGACCGCAAGGCAATACAGTATCACATTGACGTGAGCATCCACCAGTAGGAGAGATTTTGAAATCGTTTGCTTTTCTTATCTGAAATAATATGCATAATCTGGTAGAAATTCAGATTCATGAAGGTGGACTAAACTTCAGAATTTTACGATCTTACCAAGATATTGAGCAGACATTAAAATGAGTTGTGAATTTATACCTCTGTTAATTGATCTGGATGATTTTGGCACTGCAAAACAAGCGAACTCCCGATAGCATCGTTGTTTTCAAgggttttttttatcttggGCCAAATTTCATTGTTTACTATTAAGTTGTCCATATTTCCCATAATATAGAGTCCTTCGCGAGCACGTGATAGTGCTACACAAACTCTATTCTCAGTACGTAAAAATCCAATGTTACCATTATGGTTATTCCGAACCAACGATAGTagtattattttgttttcctcTCCCTGGTAGTTGTCGACTGTTGTTACGCGTACATTACACAACATTGGCATACTTCTTTTAGCCTGAAATTCGTACACAACCTAAGCAATCAGCTTTCAAGCGCTAACCATGTTAATACCTATACGTTGTAATATACCACTGGAcaaagtatgaaaatattaatacgGGAGCAAAATAGTTGGAATCGAAGTACTTGAGATACATAACAGATTTTGCTGATTCTGTCTGAGAAACTCACAAAAATTGTTAactgttatacgtataattaatttataatgtATCCTTACCtctttgaatttcaataactGACCACTGTATGTACACAGTATAGTGATTTCATCCGAAGTATATCCTTGTTGCAGCAAATATTGTGCAAAAgccaataaaaatttgatttcgaaAGGGTTGGACATTGACTCGCTTTCTGAAGTTCCCAATTCATGATTTTGATGAtgcaaaaagaataaatttttctccaaaccTTTTACTGCAGGATAAGTGAACACGGATACATGATTCACTAGTGTTTCATATATCGCCGGGGATATCAGCTCAGCAATTTGTGGCCGCATACGATGCTGAACAACTAACTGTGCACTTTTATTTCTCATCTTCACTATTCTCTCAAAGAGAGAAATGTTCAGGTTATAATTCACCTCCAACTCATAAGTAGCCGGTTTTGGTCGTAATTGTTTATGATCGCCTATAAGAATAACTTGTTGACAGTGTTCTGTCAGAGAACATATTACATGAGCTTCAAGAATTTCTGCTGCTTCCTCTACCAGtactgaaattaaaaaacaaactcaGAGCCAGTATTTCACGCATCCATTATGGAACGTGAAAAgtaaatcaaaataatttgGTTGCATACATGTCTCAAGTGTAAGAAGATATCCAACTAAGCAAAAAACCATCTACCTATTGGAGCCTTCAGGGCACGCAAGGTTTCGTGCAACCTAGCTGCACCTGTAGTGGTCAATCCTATGACCAAAGCATTACGCATCACTTCTAAATCagtcatttgtttgaaatcaTCCAGTTTAGCTGATATTTCATCATACTCCGTTTCTAGCTGCACAACACGTTTTTGCACCACTTCATGGCAGCTTAACAACCAACTACTATAGATTTCCCATGTTTCGTATTTTAGGTAGTTCTGTGATGTAGACTGATTTTCACTTAGGGGATGTTGACTCAGAATTCCCTTGAATAGAGAGATTTCcaataacaaaatataaaaactatCATTGGTTGCTACTTGGTTGATATACGAAATGGAAATTGATACTTTCACAAAATATTCAGTAAGAACTTCATGATGACTAGACAGAACTATATATTTTGATTATAGTAAGTTTGAGATTATTCTAAATGGCGATCGTCAGAGAAATTGAGAGTCAAAGggctaatatttttttgtcacataTTTTTGACAGTAAATTCCAAATATACTAGAATATTCTTAGATGGTTTCGCAGTTTTCTAAACCTATGGCAACTTCATCGATTTATAATTCGATTCTTTTATTCCCAAGTAATATAAAGAATAATGTATTCACAACTCATTCTTACCTGTGCAGTTGTCTGTAGTGTTTTGAATTGCTCAAGTACTTTATTGAAATCCTCTTTAAGATGTACCTCTTCGGTTTTATTGGTGCTacactgaattatttttgtttcaagtcTGTGAATAGCAGCATCCAGATCACTGATATCGAAACAAGTAATTTGCGATTTATCCGCAAGTACTACACTTGCtacatcaaaatcatcatcTATATCTATGTTCTCATCCTCGGAGTCATATTCAGATTTTGCTGAAGACTCACCCGAATTGTATTTGTAGGTATTTATTTCCTGAATTAAAGGTATAGAATTTGCACCAAATAGTTGAGTAATTAAATCGTCAGCATTTATGCCATGCAATCTATCATCATTAGCATATTGCCGAAGTATATGTGGCGAGACTATAACAGTATCACTTGTCAAAGCCCTTAGCACTGAGTAGAGCATACTGAGCTCATTCAATATTACGTTTAATAGATTGCGGTTGTGATACATATGCCGCCATAaagagtttttctttttctctttgttaAAGTAATTATCacgtacatttttcaatttgtatttGGTCAAATTTGGGTTTTTGGATTGTTCGCCAATGCGAACTAATGATTCTGTATGCAACATAATACCTTCCAGAAACTGATCAAGGGCATGATTTGTCAAGCAAACAACAATCATGGGTGTGGGCTGCGATGACTTGTACCAACTTGAAGAATTGGCTAACAATGTGCTAGCTATTTGCAATGCCATAAATGTCTTACCAGTACCTGGTGGCCCATGTAATACTGATAATTCTTGTAGAAGCGCACATTTAAAGGCTTCATACTGGGATTGATCAAACTGAAAGTATTTAGCACTTGGCCATCGTTTAGTATCCATCACAGGAATTCTGAATCCTTTACACACATAGACTGTGCTTTGATCGAGATATTTCGGTGGAGAAGGAGATGATTCCGCATCTACGATATAGCGCTTCATTGGGAAATTCTCTTCAGTCATAAAGCGTAAGCTGCGAAGAGTATGGTAGTAGGgcaaaaaatatacttttgaCTCTACCATAACAAATGAGCAGTTGTACATGTTTCGCATCATTTCTGATCCTGTACAAAGCTCAATGACTAGTTCGCCTCTTCCTAAGAGTTTTGGATCTCGCTCGGCGACAGTTGCGAAGAAAATGCTCTTGAAGTTATCATTAGTAAAACATAGGAGTGATCCGTACATGAACAACTTCGAACGATTCCAGTTTATTTTTGGCATAACTCCAAAAGAAATAGTTATGCCAACTTGATTTCGTACTATAGTTGAACCTATCAACTTTACATTTTGGAAAACCCTAATGTCTGACTTTGgctttaggatttttctatttGCTGCTAACGCTTCTTTATACTCTCGAATACCCTCTCTCAATGGACATAAAAAGTCTTCGCGGACCAGTCGAAACTGGACATCCAGGTAATGGTCCACTGAATCATAGGCACCATGAGTTTTGCAAGGTCTGATGTATGGATGATGATCATTGAGATCTTCTACCGTTGGTACGATATTCAAAGTTCTGAAGTCCATGAATGTTTCACTAcccttttctcttttctttttcagttGCTGATGTAATTTCTGAATACCATATTCTATctctttatcaattttatgaTCAGCTTTGGTTTTTATAGACTCTATAACATATCGCATAGTTAGCTTCATGACTGGTATTAATGTACCATGAGAGTCTACAGGAACAAAATTGATGACTGCTTTATAAAAAGCATACAAGGTATTCCAGAATCCGTCAATGTTTTCCCAGTAAAATCTATTATCTTTTGTCTTGCTTTGAGTTTCAGAAGGTAGGGATACCAAATAGTGTTCTAAGTTGGCGAGGAATTTCGACTGGCATACATCGCTGAGGATATTTATCACAATTCTTGTGAAATTTGCTTGTCCAAGCTTTGCCAAAATACAAAGTGTAACAACAATGAAATCTTTGTTCAAATCGCTGTTCAGTAAGAGCTTGAAATCAGGGTTGTGTGACAGTTCTGCTGCTACTTCATTCTCATCCATTTTACTTAGTCtttttaattgaagaaaatgaaggTACTTTGAACATTTTTCTTGATGAGAATACTGTGCGCTTCCACTAGAATTCCTGCTGTAATAAACATTACTTTGATCACTCCCAAAATAGAAGTAATATTATGTGACACTAGATATGGCATGAGAAAATAATGGCAATTGGTTTAAAGACTCATTCGCAATACATTTGTCATATTTTTGGAAAAGTAACATTTATAATTTGgcatatttcattatactgATCTTACCTTTGTCTATGGAATTTTGGTCCTGAGAATTGTGATACAGAAGGTGAAGACGATCGTGAATCACTTTGTTGTGAGTTCTCATCAGGTTCAGCAACTTTTAGTCGCAAGTCAAACCAGTCATAATATTCAGATGGTTCACAAGATTCTTGCACATTTCGGCTC
Proteins encoded in this region:
- the LOC124214491 gene encoding NFX1-type zinc finger-containing protein 1-like isoform X1 — encoded protein: MQTYIDMHTLSDNSKINDIDLDIFQLPSSNAAISRSLIPDINMENRHPQRGQSTGPRRPFRGHGQRGQHRSRSQQGQHREHGQQGQHREHGQQSQHEEHGQRGERGKYRRGRQGQHGQRGQHIQSNQRGQHSAQASRNVQESCEPSEYYDWFDLRLKVAEPDENSQQSDSRSSSPSVSQFSGPKFHRQSRNSSGSAQYSHQEKCSKYLHFLQLKRLSKMDENEVAAELSHNPDFKLLLNSDLNKDFIVVTLCILAKLGQANFTRIVINILSDVCQSKFLANLEHYLVSLPSETQSKTKDNRFYWENIDGFWNTLYAFYKAVINFVPVDSHGTLIPVMKLTMRYVIESIKTKADHKIDKEIEYGIQKLHQQLKKKREKGSETFMDFRTLNIVPTVEDLNDHHPYIRPCKTHGAYDSVDHYLDVQFRLVREDFLCPLREGIREYKEALAANRKILKPKSDIRVFQNVKLIGSTIVRNQVGITISFGVMPKINWNRSKLFMYGSLLCFTNDNFKSIFFATVAERDPKLLGRGELVIELCTGSEMMRNMYNCSFVMVESKVYFLPYYHTLRSLRFMTEENFPMKRYIVDAESSPSPPKYLDQSTVYVCKGFRIPVMDTKRWPSAKYFQFDQSQYEAFKCALLQELSVLHGPPGTGKTFMALQIASTLLANSSSWYKSSQPTPMIVVCLTNHALDQFLEGIMLHTESLVRIGEQSKNPNLTKYKLKNVRDNYFNKEKKKNSLWRHMYHNRNLLNVILNELSMLYSVLRALTSDTVIVSPHILRQYANDDRLHGINADDLITQLFGANSIPLIQEINTYKYNSGESSAKSEYDSEDENIDIDDDFDVASVVLADKSQITCFDISDLDAAIHRLETKIIQCSTNKTEEVHLKEDFNKVLEQFKTLQTTAQGILSQHPLSENQSTSQNYLKYETWEIYSSWLLSCHEVVQKRVVQLETEYDEISAKLDDFKQMTDLEVMRNALVIGLTTTGAARLHETLRALKAPIVLVEEAAEILEAHVICSLTEHCQQVILIGDHKQLRPKPATYELEVNYNLNISLFERIVKMRNKSAQLVVQHRMRPQIAELISPAIYETLVNHVSVFTYPAVKGLEKNLFFLHHQNHELGTSESESMSNPFEIKFLLAFAQYLLQQGYTSDEITILCTYSGQLLKFKEAKRSMPMLCNVRVTTVDNYQGEENKIILLSLVRNNHNGNIGFLRTENRVCVALSRAREGLYIMGNMDNLIVNNEIWPKIKKTLENNDAIGSSLVLQCQNHPDQLTEIRKANDFKISPTGGCSRQCDTVLPCGHTCINLCHISDRDHENYVCKEPCLKRCPNGHRCDSGCNVACPPCKFSITTNIKCGHIATFPCCTDLEEYKCQFKELTPLSCGHTVRKPCHLPFATFQCTHICAKLLSCGHTCKRKCHIKEDPDHLQYVCFEECKKIALECALDHRCYKRCHESCGVCIVDVIKERSCGHKYKVQCSNDVEKKKCSRRCKRELPCGHTCKEKCFMPCGNCKEMTVKIVPDCGHEIKIPCSENPTVAACTGQCPRKLECGHPCKAQCKEPCTKRCEYPRPLPKLGLCQHIYSVPCYKIEAGLPEYADKLLQHCPQPCATALPCGHVCNGSCGSCKQGRIHIACHQPCNKILICGHKCTALCKDQCRPCNKICSLKCQHTECKLKCRVPCTPCQEPCSWRCEHLQCEKLCFEICDREACNEPCRKLTKCGHPCIGFCGEPCPPLCRVCDEKDLPTLVSNKSKSDARFVYLPDCGHCIESDYLDWEWHHSFKIGIKACPVCKSRITHCVRYTNQLKKECKNIEFVVGQVSFRLKKLRDDQQRLVNDINEISQVYTKQFQDFHAHKKLFENLKTIGNGQKHLSISCLKDIRMKLIVTVMILRKLYEIPNIVRDTNNWPVVLNQIIILITCLPTDHNMSYQMVKDIENELIRLHYMVQLCKLEKFHELNKDETALQTEIIYLGLLNLRKFTDVNSNTIYKQLMGLKDSLQSSLTINEEKNIMIKTVGLDDEDWYKCPMGHVFLVRCEKCLHSIPSSPVESE
- the LOC124214491 gene encoding NFX1-type zinc finger-containing protein 1-like isoform X2; this translates as MQTYIDMHTLSDNSKINDIDLDIFQLPSSNAAISRSLIPDINMENRHPQRGQSTGPRRPFRGHGQRGQHRSRSQQGQHREHGQQGQHREHGQQSQHEEHGQRGERGKYRRGRQGQHGQRGQHIQSNQRGQHSAQASRNVQESCEPSEYYDWFDLRLKVAEPDENSQQSDSRSSSPSVSQFSGPKFHRQRNSSGSAQYSHQEKCSKYLHFLQLKRLSKMDENEVAAELSHNPDFKLLLNSDLNKDFIVVTLCILAKLGQANFTRIVINILSDVCQSKFLANLEHYLVSLPSETQSKTKDNRFYWENIDGFWNTLYAFYKAVINFVPVDSHGTLIPVMKLTMRYVIESIKTKADHKIDKEIEYGIQKLHQQLKKKREKGSETFMDFRTLNIVPTVEDLNDHHPYIRPCKTHGAYDSVDHYLDVQFRLVREDFLCPLREGIREYKEALAANRKILKPKSDIRVFQNVKLIGSTIVRNQVGITISFGVMPKINWNRSKLFMYGSLLCFTNDNFKSIFFATVAERDPKLLGRGELVIELCTGSEMMRNMYNCSFVMVESKVYFLPYYHTLRSLRFMTEENFPMKRYIVDAESSPSPPKYLDQSTVYVCKGFRIPVMDTKRWPSAKYFQFDQSQYEAFKCALLQELSVLHGPPGTGKTFMALQIASTLLANSSSWYKSSQPTPMIVVCLTNHALDQFLEGIMLHTESLVRIGEQSKNPNLTKYKLKNVRDNYFNKEKKKNSLWRHMYHNRNLLNVILNELSMLYSVLRALTSDTVIVSPHILRQYANDDRLHGINADDLITQLFGANSIPLIQEINTYKYNSGESSAKSEYDSEDENIDIDDDFDVASVVLADKSQITCFDISDLDAAIHRLETKIIQCSTNKTEEVHLKEDFNKVLEQFKTLQTTAQGILSQHPLSENQSTSQNYLKYETWEIYSSWLLSCHEVVQKRVVQLETEYDEISAKLDDFKQMTDLEVMRNALVIGLTTTGAARLHETLRALKAPIVLVEEAAEILEAHVICSLTEHCQQVILIGDHKQLRPKPATYELEVNYNLNISLFERIVKMRNKSAQLVVQHRMRPQIAELISPAIYETLVNHVSVFTYPAVKGLEKNLFFLHHQNHELGTSESESMSNPFEIKFLLAFAQYLLQQGYTSDEITILCTYSGQLLKFKEAKRSMPMLCNVRVTTVDNYQGEENKIILLSLVRNNHNGNIGFLRTENRVCVALSRAREGLYIMGNMDNLIVNNEIWPKIKKTLENNDAIGSSLVLQCQNHPDQLTEIRKANDFKISPTGGCSRQCDTVLPCGHTCINLCHISDRDHENYVCKEPCLKRCPNGHRCDSGCNVACPPCKFSITTNIKCGHIATFPCCTDLEEYKCQFKELTPLSCGHTVRKPCHLPFATFQCTHICAKLLSCGHTCKRKCHIKEDPDHLQYVCFEECKKIALECALDHRCYKRCHESCGVCIVDVIKERSCGHKYKVQCSNDVEKKKCSRRCKRELPCGHTCKEKCFMPCGNCKEMTVKIVPDCGHEIKIPCSENPTVAACTGQCPRKLECGHPCKAQCKEPCTKRCEYPRPLPKLGLCQHIYSVPCYKIEAGLPEYADKLLQHCPQPCATALPCGHVCNGSCGSCKQGRIHIACHQPCNKILICGHKCTALCKDQCRPCNKICSLKCQHTECKLKCRVPCTPCQEPCSWRCEHLQCEKLCFEICDREACNEPCRKLTKCGHPCIGFCGEPCPPLCRVCDEKDLPTLVSNKSKSDARFVYLPDCGHCIESDYLDWEWHHSFKIGIKACPVCKSRITHCVRYTNQLKKECKNIEFVVGQVSFRLKKLRDDQQRLVNDINEISQVYTKQFQDFHAHKKLFENLKTIGNGQKHLSISCLKDIRMKLIVTVMILRKLYEIPNIVRDTNNWPVVLNQIIILITCLPTDHNMSYQMVKDIENELIRLHYMVQLCKLEKFHELNKDETALQTEIIYLGLLNLRKFTDVNSNTIYKQLMGLKDSLQSSLTINEEKNIMIKTVGLDDEDWYKCPMGHVFLVRCEKCLHSIPSSPVESE